In a genomic window of Alcanivorax sp.:
- the gloB gene encoding hydroxyacylglutathione hydrolase produces the protein MLHSPTAIPAFKDNYIWAIRQEDRCVVVDPGDAAPVEQFLKENGLQLTSILVTHHHPDHVGGIPALLKERDIPVYGPARETIPGMTHPLAEGDTIQPAGVDMTLTVMEVPGHTLGHIAFHDAEQSWLFCGDTLFAGGCGRLFEGTPEQMHDSLQRLASLPAKTLVFCTHEYTLANLTFAAAVTPDDDAVTERLESVRQAREAGRITLPSTLEEEARSNPFLRAHEPALKRACEARETGASATDMQCFATLRRWKDNF, from the coding sequence ATGCTGCACAGCCCCACTGCCATCCCCGCATTTAAAGACAATTACATCTGGGCGATCCGCCAGGAGGATCGCTGCGTGGTTGTAGACCCGGGCGATGCCGCACCGGTGGAGCAGTTCCTGAAGGAAAACGGACTGCAACTCACCAGCATTCTGGTGACTCACCATCACCCGGATCATGTGGGCGGCATTCCCGCGCTGCTCAAGGAAAGGGATATTCCCGTCTATGGGCCCGCCCGGGAAACCATCCCCGGGATGACGCACCCCCTTGCCGAGGGCGACACCATTCAACCGGCCGGGGTGGATATGACCCTGACGGTGATGGAAGTCCCCGGTCATACCCTGGGGCATATCGCCTTCCACGACGCCGAACAGAGCTGGCTGTTCTGCGGTGACACCCTGTTCGCCGGCGGCTGTGGCCGTCTGTTCGAAGGCACCCCGGAGCAGATGCACGACTCGCTGCAGCGCCTGGCCAGCCTGCCGGCCAAAACCCTGGTGTTTTGTACCCATGAATACACCCTCGCCAACCTGACCTTTGCCGCCGCGGTCACTCCGGATGACGACGCCGTGACTGAGCGGCTTGAAAGCGTACGCCAGGCTCGCGAGGCAGGCCGGATCACCCTGCCCTCCACTCTGGAAGAGGAAGCCCGCAGCAACCCGTTCCTGCGCGCCCACGAGCCGGCCCTCAAGCGCGCCTGTGAAGCCCGTGAAACCGGGGCTTCCGCCACTGATATGCAGTGTTTTGCCACCTTGCGTCGCTGGAAAGACAACTTTTAG
- the nhaB gene encoding sodium/proton antiporter NhaB: MSATLGRAFLHNFLGQAPAWYKYTIIAFLAVNPLIHLTLGPVVAGWLLLAEFIFTLAMALKCYPLQPGGLLAIEAVLIGLTSAETVLHKVESNLEVMLLLIFMVAGIFFLKDLLLFLFTRILLGVKSKVRLSLLFCVAAAILSAFLDALTVTAVVIAVCTGFYGIYHKVASGKSFQQKHDHGDDTSVEDLHREDLRRFRAFLRSLLMHAAVGTALGGVCTLVGEPQNLLIANKAGWEFGEFFLRMAPITLPVLVMGLLTCVFLEISGSFGYGEDIPEKVRGIMRQYALEQDRKRTVQNRAALVIQALTAVWLVVGLATHAASVGLVGLTVIILATSFTGIIEEHRLGAAFEEALPFTALLTVFFAVVAVIADQQLFAPVIEYVLSLEKQIQGPAFYVANGVLSAVSDNVFVATVYVDEVGQALLKGEIDRDTFDLLAVAINTGTNIPSVATPNGQAAFLFLLTSALAPLVRLSYGRMVVMALPYTIVMSVTGLLMSMMALGPATDYLYENGWIEHHDVSEFQVSPGKTH; the protein is encoded by the coding sequence ATGTCAGCCACGCTTGGCCGTGCCTTTTTGCACAATTTCCTTGGGCAAGCTCCCGCTTGGTACAAATACACCATCATCGCCTTTCTGGCCGTCAATCCGCTGATCCACCTGACGTTGGGTCCGGTTGTCGCCGGGTGGCTGCTGTTGGCCGAGTTCATCTTTACCCTGGCCATGGCGCTCAAGTGCTACCCGCTACAACCGGGTGGCCTGCTTGCCATCGAAGCAGTACTGATCGGGCTGACCTCTGCAGAGACGGTACTGCACAAGGTGGAAAGCAATCTGGAAGTGATGCTGCTGTTGATTTTCATGGTGGCGGGGATTTTCTTCCTCAAGGATCTACTCCTGTTCCTGTTCACCCGCATTCTGCTCGGGGTGAAATCCAAGGTACGCCTGAGCCTGCTGTTCTGTGTCGCAGCAGCCATTCTCTCTGCGTTTCTGGATGCGCTCACCGTTACCGCCGTGGTTATCGCGGTATGTACCGGCTTTTACGGCATCTACCATAAGGTCGCCTCCGGCAAGAGCTTTCAGCAGAAACACGATCATGGTGACGACACCAGCGTTGAAGACCTGCACCGCGAGGATCTGCGCCGCTTCCGCGCCTTCCTGCGCAGCCTGTTGATGCACGCAGCGGTTGGCACTGCCTTGGGCGGGGTCTGCACCCTGGTGGGCGAACCCCAGAACCTGCTCATCGCCAACAAGGCTGGCTGGGAATTCGGCGAGTTTTTCCTGCGCATGGCACCTATTACCCTGCCCGTGCTGGTGATGGGCCTTCTCACCTGCGTGTTCCTGGAAATCAGTGGCAGCTTCGGCTACGGCGAAGATATCCCGGAAAAGGTGCGTGGCATCATGCGCCAATACGCGCTGGAACAGGACCGCAAGCGCACCGTGCAGAACCGGGCAGCACTGGTGATACAAGCGCTCACCGCCGTGTGGCTGGTTGTCGGCCTGGCTACACATGCCGCCTCGGTAGGGCTGGTAGGCCTGACAGTGATTATTCTGGCCACCTCTTTTACCGGCATCATCGAGGAGCACCGCCTGGGAGCGGCGTTTGAGGAAGCCTTGCCATTTACCGCGCTGCTGACGGTGTTTTTCGCTGTAGTAGCTGTGATTGCAGATCAGCAGCTCTTTGCTCCGGTAATTGAATATGTGCTGAGTCTGGAAAAACAGATTCAGGGACCCGCCTTCTATGTGGCCAACGGGGTGCTGTCGGCGGTGTCCGATAACGTCTTTGTGGCTACGGTCTATGTGGATGAGGTAGGCCAGGCACTATTGAAAGGCGAAATCGACAGAGATACCTTCGACCTGCTGGCTGTGGCCATCAACACCGGCACAAATATTCCCTCGGTTGCCACCCCTAATGGCCAGGCAGCCTTCCTGTTTCTGCTGACCTCGGCGCTGGCGCCACTGGTGCGGTTGTCCTACGGACGAATGGTGGTAATGGCCCTGCCCTACACCATCGTCATGTCCGTTACCGGCCTGCTCATGTCGATGATGGCACTGGGGCCAGCTACGGATTATCTCTACGAGAATGGCTGGATCGAACACCACGATGTGAGTGAGTTCCAGGTGTCCCCGGGCAAGACACACTAA
- the nudC gene encoding NAD(+) diphosphatase: protein MIDLSSPEPKDAEHARCYVIHEQNVLIAADQWQFPVLPAYMLRQHPDYYYLGLLNGEPCYVCELSNHELDDGSLQPVPLRRLISGGLDEAGFSMVSRALQFLSWQKNHRFCSRCGAPTEPHPRDLAMACQACGYFQYPRITPCIIALVTRGEHALLGRSTRFPEGMYSCLAGFMEAGESAEQALVREVREESGIEVTNLQYLSSQSWPFPHSLMLGFHADYASGEICIDDDEIVAADWFHYQSLPMIPPPGSIARTLIDHWVVRFK from the coding sequence ATGATTGATCTCTCCAGCCCCGAACCCAAGGATGCTGAGCACGCCAGATGCTACGTAATCCATGAGCAGAATGTTCTGATTGCGGCCGATCAGTGGCAATTTCCTGTGTTGCCGGCTTATATGCTTCGTCAGCATCCAGATTACTACTATCTGGGTCTGTTGAACGGCGAACCCTGCTATGTCTGTGAGCTGAGTAACCATGAGCTTGACGACGGTTCCCTGCAGCCGGTGCCGTTACGGCGATTGATTTCCGGCGGCCTGGATGAGGCAGGATTCTCCATGGTGAGCCGTGCCCTGCAGTTCCTCAGCTGGCAGAAGAACCACCGTTTCTGCAGCCGTTGTGGCGCACCCACCGAACCCCACCCTAGGGATCTGGCAATGGCCTGCCAGGCCTGTGGCTATTTTCAGTATCCCAGAATCACTCCCTGCATCATTGCCCTGGTGACCCGTGGCGAGCATGCGCTGCTGGGTCGCTCAACCCGTTTCCCGGAAGGCATGTACTCCTGCCTGGCGGGGTTCATGGAAGCGGGGGAGTCCGCGGAGCAGGCCCTTGTCAGGGAGGTTCGGGAAGAAAGTGGTATCGAAGTGACCAACTTGCAATACCTCAGCAGTCAGTCATGGCCGTTTCCCCATTCCCTTATGCTGGGCTTCCATGCGGATTATGCCAGCGGGGAAATCTGTATTGATGATGATGAGATAGTGGCGGCGGACTGGTTCCATTACCAGTCCCTGCCCATGATTCCGCCACCGGGCAGCATTGCCCGGACCCTGATTGACCATTGGGTTGTGCGCTTCAAATAA
- the sohB gene encoding protease SohB, producing the protein MIAFLSEYGMFLAKVVTLVVAILFVIGGIAATASRGRNKAGQDGELKVRHLNEEFEDLKDSLEAEILPEAQYKKAHKAKRKQEKLEAKQKKKAGTEDKVEPRLFVLDFDGDVQASAVDHLRREISAVLQVATQNDEVLVRLQSPGGLVHSYGLAASQLRRIRNSGIKLTVTVDEVAASGGYMMACIADRIVAAPFAVIGSIGVVAQIPNFHRLLKKNDIDVELMTAGEYKRTMTMLGENTEKGRAKFQEELEETHQLFKSFVRDNRRGLDLDKVATGEHWFGTQAKELGLVDEIMTSDELLQLRQGSHSLYQVQWEAKRKLGERLGFSLETSLHRAVEKFWHRGSQRQIH; encoded by the coding sequence GTGATTGCGTTTTTATCCGAATACGGCATGTTTTTGGCCAAGGTCGTTACCCTGGTGGTAGCGATCTTGTTTGTGATCGGCGGTATCGCCGCCACCGCTTCCCGGGGCCGCAACAAGGCTGGCCAGGATGGGGAGCTGAAAGTACGCCACCTGAATGAGGAATTCGAAGATCTCAAGGATTCTCTGGAAGCGGAAATACTGCCAGAGGCTCAGTACAAGAAAGCACATAAGGCCAAGCGCAAGCAGGAAAAGCTGGAAGCCAAGCAGAAGAAAAAGGCAGGAACCGAGGACAAGGTGGAACCGCGCCTTTTTGTGCTGGATTTCGATGGCGATGTGCAGGCCAGTGCCGTGGATCATCTGCGCCGGGAAATCAGTGCTGTGCTGCAAGTAGCCACACAGAATGATGAAGTGCTGGTGCGTTTGCAGAGCCCCGGTGGTCTGGTGCACAGCTACGGCCTTGCAGCGTCCCAGCTGCGCCGTATCCGCAATAGCGGTATCAAATTGACCGTGACCGTTGACGAAGTCGCCGCCAGTGGCGGCTATATGATGGCCTGTATCGCTGACCGTATCGTTGCCGCGCCGTTTGCGGTGATCGGCTCTATCGGCGTGGTAGCCCAGATCCCCAATTTCCACCGCTTGTTGAAAAAGAACGACATCGACGTGGAGCTGATGACAGCCGGAGAGTACAAGCGCACCATGACCATGCTGGGTGAAAACACCGAGAAAGGTCGCGCCAAGTTCCAGGAAGAGCTGGAAGAAACCCATCAGCTTTTCAAATCCTTTGTCCGTGACAACCGTCGTGGTCTGGACCTGGACAAAGTCGCCACCGGCGAGCACTGGTTTGGCACTCAGGCCAAGGAGCTGGGACTGGTGGACGAGATCATGACCAGTGACGAATTGTTGCAACTGCGCCAGGGAAGCCATTCTCTCTATCAGGTACAGTGGGAAGCCAAGCGCAAGCTGGGTGAGCGGCTGGGGTTCTCCCTGGAGACCAGTCTGCACCGTGCCGTGGAAAAATTTTGGCACCGCGGCAGCCAGCGCCAGATTCATTAA
- the dnaQ gene encoding DNA polymerase III subunit epsilon, protein MRQVVLDTETTGLEPNDGHRVIEIGCVEVVNRRLTGNSLHLYLNPQREIDEGALAVHGISTEFLADKPTFDKVVDEFMAFVDGAELVIHNAPFDVGFLNHELRRLGSRYGTIEQRCGVLDTLVMARQKHPGQKNNLDALCRRYGVENSHRELHGALLDAEILADVYLAMTGGQTRLSLDGSDSGEQGGEMAAEAIRRLDGQRPALKVVRASDQELQRHRDKLAAIADSNGEATLWDRQKEESPLQ, encoded by the coding sequence ATGCGTCAGGTAGTACTGGATACGGAAACCACCGGCCTTGAGCCCAACGATGGCCACCGGGTGATCGAAATCGGTTGTGTCGAAGTCGTCAATCGGCGGCTTACTGGTAACAGCCTGCATTTGTATCTCAATCCCCAGCGCGAGATTGATGAAGGTGCCCTGGCCGTGCACGGCATCAGCACCGAGTTCCTGGCGGACAAGCCCACCTTCGACAAGGTTGTCGATGAATTCATGGCCTTCGTGGATGGTGCGGAACTGGTGATCCATAATGCCCCCTTCGATGTGGGCTTTCTGAACCACGAATTGCGCCGCCTTGGCAGTCGCTATGGCACCATCGAGCAACGCTGTGGCGTTCTCGATACCCTGGTGATGGCTCGCCAGAAACACCCGGGGCAGAAGAACAACCTGGATGCGTTGTGTCGACGCTATGGTGTGGAAAACAGCCACCGGGAGCTGCACGGGGCCTTGCTGGATGCGGAGATCCTTGCCGACGTCTACCTGGCCATGACCGGTGGCCAGACCCGGCTGTCTCTCGATGGTAGTGACAGTGGGGAGCAGGGCGGAGAGATGGCTGCGGAGGCCATTCGCAGGCTGGATGGCCAGCGCCCGGCATTGAAAGTGGTGAGAGCCTCCGACCAGGAACTGCAGCGACACCGGGACAAGCTGGCAGCCATTGCGGACAGTAACGGTGAGGCGACCCTCTGGGATCGCCAGAAAGAAGAAAGCCCGCTGCAGTGA
- the rnhA gene encoding ribonuclease HI: MKQVIIFTDGACRGNPGPGGWGAVMRYGTTEKTLFGGEPDTTNNRMELMAAIMALEALTQPCKVVLTTDSRYVMDGITQWMANWKKRGWKTASRQPVKNADLWRRLDAACGKHSIEWQWVKGHSGHPENEKADALANRGIDELLQKKGMPS; the protein is encoded by the coding sequence TTGAAGCAAGTGATTATTTTCACCGACGGCGCCTGCCGCGGTAACCCTGGCCCTGGTGGCTGGGGTGCGGTGATGCGTTACGGCACCACCGAAAAGACCCTGTTCGGTGGTGAACCCGATACCACCAACAACCGTATGGAGCTGATGGCCGCTATTATGGCCCTCGAAGCCCTGACCCAACCCTGCAAGGTGGTGCTGACAACGGACTCGCGCTATGTCATGGATGGCATCACCCAGTGGATGGCCAACTGGAAAAAACGGGGCTGGAAAACCGCTTCCAGGCAGCCGGTAAAGAATGCGGATCTGTGGCGGCGACTGGATGCGGCCTGCGGCAAACACTCCATTGAGTGGCAATGGGTGAAAGGCCACAGCGGGCATCCCGAGAACGAAAAAGCCGATGCGCTTGCCAACCGTGGCATTGATGAACTTCTTCAGAAAAAAGGAATGCCGAGCTAA
- a CDS encoding methyltransferase domain-containing protein: MQLPPLNRISYNASSPELGRNFDNWLDSEPGQALLAAERDMLGEWLRSQAGQRAVALYSGSGRDMLAESPLPWQTSISTQGFGGTRVRARLELLPLAKASVDLLLLHHVMDFSQDPHQVLREATRSIAPGGKVAIIGFHPISLMGLARWFFWRSRPGWSGRFYRPTRLTDWLQVLGFEVDGMASGFYTMPLSDRGRERLRLLEWLGSLLWPRHGNAYLLVARKRAGIAKLLPDRQHKVPRNTVVPVPVARWGQQNKES, translated from the coding sequence ATGCAGCTGCCTCCACTCAACCGTATTTCCTATAATGCCTCCTCCCCTGAGTTGGGGCGCAATTTTGACAACTGGCTGGACAGCGAGCCGGGCCAGGCCTTGCTGGCTGCCGAGCGCGACATGCTCGGTGAATGGCTGCGCAGTCAGGCCGGTCAGCGGGCGGTGGCCCTGTACAGCGGCAGTGGCCGGGATATGCTGGCCGAGAGCCCGCTACCCTGGCAGACCAGCATCTCTACCCAGGGCTTCGGTGGCACCCGGGTTCGCGCCCGTCTGGAGCTGTTGCCCCTGGCCAAGGCCAGCGTGGATCTGCTTCTGCTTCACCATGTCATGGACTTTAGTCAGGATCCCCACCAGGTGTTGCGCGAAGCCACCCGAAGCATCGCGCCGGGCGGCAAGGTGGCCATTATCGGCTTTCATCCGATCAGCCTGATGGGCCTGGCGCGCTGGTTCTTCTGGCGGAGCCGGCCGGGCTGGTCCGGGCGCTTTTACCGGCCCACCCGTCTCACTGACTGGTTGCAAGTATTGGGATTTGAGGTCGATGGCATGGCCAGTGGCTTCTATACTATGCCGCTTTCCGACCGTGGCCGGGAGCGCCTGCGCCTGCTGGAGTGGCTGGGTAGCCTGCTTTGGCCTCGCCACGGCAATGCCTATTTGCTGGTTGCCCGCAAACGGGCCGGCATCGCCAAGCTGTTGCCCGACAGGCAACACAAGGTGCCGCGCAATACCGTGGTTCCGGTACCGGTCGCCCGCTGGGGACAGCAAAACAAGGAGTCCTGA
- a CDS encoding LysM peptidoglycan-binding domain-containing protein has product MKKITTLALCLGLGVLGGCASNQSLDELPPMPAAEPSVDDVNLANGMDEPNPLDNTPDEADQSNDLWARLRKGYGLDLTVENDRIRVQRDWYARHPQYFTRVTTRSERYLHYIIEQAEARNMPLELALLPIVESAFDPFAYSHGRAAGPWQFIPSTGDYFGMKRTWWEDQRRDILKSTNAALDYLQKLSNRFDGDWLLALASYNAGGGTVSRAIRRNEEAGRPTDFWHLDLPRETTAYVPKLLAIAQIVQAPETYGVTLHPIQNEAYFSTVETGGQIDLTQAARLADISVEELYLLNPSFNRWATSPDGPHRLLVPVDREERFRTGLAELPEGQRMQWVRYEIRPGDNLGAIARKHRTTPQVLRSINKLNGNTIIAGRTLLIPGPSSGKGDYSLSEEARLAANQSRQRKGRQRVNYTVQSGDTLWDISRRYDVGVKELAKWNNMAPGDRLRIGQSLAVWSESSQGGTVTPAKDDKMVRKLRYAVRSGDSLYAIADRFNVSVNDIKSWNDRVASNRYIKPGQRLTLYVDIRKTF; this is encoded by the coding sequence ATGAAAAAAATTACTACTCTCGCCCTGTGTCTGGGCCTGGGAGTCCTGGGTGGCTGTGCCTCGAATCAGTCCCTGGATGAGCTTCCTCCCATGCCCGCCGCCGAACCGTCAGTGGACGATGTCAATCTTGCCAACGGCATGGATGAACCGAACCCACTGGACAACACCCCGGACGAAGCTGATCAAAGCAACGACTTATGGGCAAGACTGCGTAAAGGCTACGGCCTTGACCTGACTGTAGAAAATGACCGTATTCGCGTTCAGCGCGACTGGTATGCCCGCCACCCGCAATATTTCACCCGGGTCACCACCCGCTCAGAACGTTACCTGCATTACATCATCGAGCAAGCAGAAGCGCGCAACATGCCATTGGAGCTGGCGCTGCTTCCCATTGTAGAGAGCGCCTTCGACCCATTTGCGTACTCCCACGGCAGAGCGGCCGGCCCCTGGCAATTCATTCCATCGACCGGTGATTATTTCGGCATGAAGCGCACCTGGTGGGAAGACCAGCGGCGGGACATCCTCAAATCCACCAATGCGGCGCTGGATTACCTGCAAAAGCTGTCGAACCGTTTTGATGGTGACTGGCTGCTGGCTCTGGCGTCCTATAATGCCGGCGGTGGTACCGTATCACGCGCCATCCGACGCAACGAAGAAGCTGGCAGGCCAACGGATTTCTGGCACCTGGACCTGCCGCGGGAAACTACCGCCTACGTACCCAAACTGCTGGCTATTGCCCAGATCGTACAGGCCCCGGAGACCTACGGCGTCACGCTTCACCCGATCCAGAACGAGGCCTACTTCAGCACCGTGGAAACCGGCGGTCAGATTGATCTGACCCAGGCCGCCCGACTCGCAGATATATCCGTAGAAGAACTCTATCTGCTCAACCCTTCTTTCAACCGTTGGGCAACCTCACCGGATGGTCCTCACCGTCTTCTGGTGCCGGTTGATCGGGAAGAGCGCTTCCGTACCGGGCTGGCCGAATTGCCGGAAGGCCAACGGATGCAATGGGTCCGTTACGAAATTCGTCCCGGGGACAACCTGGGCGCGATTGCGCGCAAACACCGCACCACACCGCAGGTCCTGCGCAGCATCAACAAGCTGAACGGCAACACCATCATCGCCGGGCGCACCCTGCTGATTCCCGGGCCCTCGTCCGGAAAAGGCGACTACAGCCTCAGTGAAGAGGCACGACTGGCTGCCAACCAATCCCGGCAACGCAAAGGCCGACAACGGGTCAATTACACCGTGCAGTCCGGCGATACCCTGTGGGACATTTCGCGCCGCTACGATGTGGGCGTGAAGGAACTGGCCAAGTGGAACAACATGGCCCCCGGTGACAGGCTGCGTATCGGTCAATCCCTGGCTGTGTGGAGCGAATCCAGCCAGGGCGGCACCGTCACTCCTGCGAAAGATGACAAGATGGTGCGCAAGCTACGCTATGCCGTACGCAGTGGAGACTCCTTGTATGCCATTGCAGACCGCTTTAATGTATCGGTGAATGACATCAAGAGCTGGAACGACCGAGTAGCCAGCAATCGTTACATTAAACCCGGGCAACGGCTGACACTCTACGTTGATATTCGCAAAACATTCTAG
- a CDS encoding YhdH/YhfP family quinone oxidoreductase — translation MSFQALLTRETENGYENAVEERELADLGEEGVLVRVHWSSLNYKDALSATGNKGVTRQFPHTPGIDAVGVVEETANGPFSVGDAVICTGYDLGMNTDGGYGQYIRVPAEWLVPLPEGLAPRDAMVLGTAGLTAALCVESLLDTGLNPDQGPVLVTGATGGVGSISVAILAKLGFSVSAVSGKPESHQWLKSLGASEVISRDSFLENAGKPMLKENWAGAVDCAGGDMLSTALKSLKYGGSTACCGLAASPKLEMTVLPFILRGVNLLGVDSVELPCEIKQQMWQLLADEWMPADLSLLEADEVDLDGVNAWVEKILQGGVQGRVVVRLP, via the coding sequence ATGAGTTTCCAAGCCCTGCTGACCCGTGAAACCGAGAACGGCTATGAAAACGCTGTTGAAGAACGCGAGCTTGCCGATCTGGGGGAGGAGGGTGTGCTGGTGCGGGTGCACTGGTCGTCCCTGAACTACAAGGACGCCCTTTCTGCCACCGGCAATAAGGGCGTTACCCGTCAGTTCCCTCACACGCCGGGTATTGATGCAGTAGGAGTGGTCGAGGAAACCGCGAATGGCCCATTCAGTGTGGGTGATGCCGTCATCTGCACCGGCTATGACCTGGGCATGAATACGGATGGTGGCTATGGCCAGTACATCCGGGTGCCGGCGGAATGGCTGGTTCCTCTACCTGAGGGCTTGGCTCCCCGAGATGCCATGGTGCTGGGCACCGCCGGATTGACCGCTGCCTTGTGCGTGGAGTCACTGCTCGATACCGGTCTCAATCCTGACCAGGGCCCGGTGCTGGTTACCGGTGCTACCGGCGGGGTGGGCAGCATCAGTGTGGCCATTCTGGCCAAACTGGGTTTCTCGGTGTCCGCAGTGAGTGGCAAGCCGGAATCACACCAGTGGCTCAAGTCCCTGGGGGCCAGTGAGGTGATCAGCCGCGACAGTTTTCTGGAAAATGCCGGAAAGCCGATGCTGAAAGAAAATTGGGCCGGAGCGGTGGATTGTGCCGGTGGTGATATGTTGAGCACGGCACTGAAAAGCCTGAAATATGGGGGCTCAACGGCGTGCTGTGGACTGGCTGCTTCTCCTAAACTGGAAATGACGGTTTTACCGTTCATTCTGCGCGGGGTGAATCTGCTGGGCGTAGACAGTGTTGAGTTGCCCTGTGAGATCAAGCAACAGATGTGGCAGCTGCTCGCGGACGAGTGGATGCCTGCGGATCTGTCTTTGCTGGAAGCGGATGAGGTTGATCTTGATGGTGTAAACGCCTGGGTGGAAAAAATTCTCCAGGGCGGTGTTCAGGGGCGAGTGGTCGTGCGTTTGCCCTGA